A genomic stretch from Styela clava chromosome 5, kaStyClav1.hap1.2, whole genome shotgun sequence includes:
- the LOC120344587 gene encoding uncharacterized protein LOC120344587 translates to MYIHPANDEESTTLGCGTALSKIALPGSKKKGLYDISTGLLSDDSSGSSLSLCSEKSFNSRKQNNGSSLERDFSSLLDGVKGPISALARESLVSSSSEDLCSVDSNSLDLISSPILMSRIPRSKNIGDSGRFVQTRRNAEIKASELYYKRNSVGKISFGGDSDDQSKKNNALGSLMAWFQRKSSTDSNSDPSPFKRSASLHCTTSTRTSRKARSELIDDKKDKMSDSDENDVLTRRNSFSSGRRRSFKRRSSRRGKRSIDDENTKPELTLDEMMKSKVALQAFREFLILEHSEENLDFWLDCEIYKSLKSAKQTKMAFKIFSQYLARSAPREVNIDFETRARTEEKLKNPDNGTFIEPQNCIYNLMKCDTFRRFVNSDICMKLSSFICNEKIVETRKKFNFKTTSKKTKLPR, encoded by the exons ATGTATATTCATCCTGCAAACGACGAGGAATCTACGACTTTGGGATGTGGAACAGCATTGTCAAAAATAGCCTTACCAGGTTCAAAGAAAAAAGGTCTGTATGACATTTCAACAGGATTGCTTTCGGATGATAGCTCCGGGTCATCGCTAAGCCTGTGTTCCGAAAAGAGTTTTAATagcagaaaacaaaataacgGGAGTTCCCTCGAACGAGACTTTTCGAGTTTACTTGACGGAGTAAAGGGTCCGATTTCGGCTTTAGCGAGAGAATCTCTAGTTTCCAGCTCGTCTGAAGATCTCTGCAGCGTTGATTCTAACAGTCTGGATCTAATTTCATCTCCTATTTTGATGAGCAGAATTCCGAGATCAAAAAATATTGGTGATTCTGGAAGATTTGTGCAAACAAGAAGGAACGCTGAAATCAAGGCAAGCGAGTTATATTACAAAAGAAACAGCGTTGGAAAGATTTCCTTTGGAGGGGATTCAGACGATCAATCCAAGAAAAACAATGCACT GGGAAGCCTGATGGCCTGGTTCCAACGCAAGTCGTCGACAGATAGTAATTCAGATCCATCGCCATTCAAACGAAGCGCCAGTCTACATTGTACAACTTCTACTAGGACCTCCAGAAAAGCTCGCTCTGAATT aaTTGACGACAAAAAAGACAAAATGTCAGACTCCGATGAAAATGATGTTTTGACCAGAAGAAATTCATTCTCAAGTGGAAGGAGACGTTCGTTCAAGAGACGATCGAGTCGCAGAGGGAAGAGATCAAT AGATGATGAAAATACAAAACCAGAATTAACATTGGATGAAATGATGAAAAGTAAAG TTGCATTGCAAGCTTTTCGGGAATTCTTGATACTAGAACACAGCGAAGAAAACTTGGATTTCTGGTTGGACTGCGAAATTTATAAATCTTTGAAATCAGCAAAACAGACAAAAATGGCTTTCAAAATTTTCTCGCAATATCTTGCACGGTCTGCTCCGAGAGAG GTCAACATTGATTTTGAAACGCGAGCAAGAACCgaagaaaaactgaaaaatcCAGACAATGGAACTTTCATTGAACcacaaaattgtatttataatttaatgaaATGTGACACTTTTCGACGATTTGTAAATTCAgatatttgtatgaaattatCTTCTTTCATatgcaatgaaaaaattgtggaaacgcgaaaaaaattcaattttaaaacgaCATCAAAAAAGACAAAACTTCCCCGATAG